From the Triticum urartu cultivar G1812 chromosome 4, Tu2.1, whole genome shotgun sequence genome, the window ACATTTGAAAGTCAAAAAATAAACGGGGCTTCAAGAGGAAAATCTGTAGACTCACCCGACAATCAACAGAACAGCAGCAACTATCCACAATATATATTGATACGTCTTGTGCTTGCGttcagcaggagcagcttgtgGTCCAGGTGCTACTCTTCTCTGGTTAATCCACGCAAATTGTGGTCGAATGAAGACAACAAATCCAAGAAGGAACCCAGATATAAGACCCCCAATATGAGCAAAGTTATCTACTCTGGGGAGTATCCCAAGGGCCAAGTTCACCACGATTACAAGTACCAGGGTTAGTAATGCTGCCACCTGAAAATAAGGGGAAATATCACACCATTTAATTGAACAAGTCATTCTTGATGGACAAGACCGAATCAGTTTGCTGCAACAACTACTATTATACTACTCCGTATTACTGAAGAGTCTACTGCAATATTAGGAAAACAAACCTTATTTGCATAGAGTGACCAATTTGTGATGAGTTCAGAAAGCATCGACCCAATCAGTCCAAACAAAGCACCAGAAGCACCAACGGAAATACTTGCTCGGATGAAGAGAGCAGACATCAAGCTCCCACCAAAACCAGAAATGAGATAAACAAGACCAATCCTCACTGTACACCATGAACATAAAAAAAAAAATCTTCAGTACTGTAAGGCATAGAAGCATTTAAACCGCACACATATCTATTTCATCAATTAAACTAGAACTTGGATGAACTTTCATGCATATTCTTGGAACTTTTCGTAAACTAATCAGTGATATAGATAGGATAATTTGAGGTATTCCTGTATTTCAGGAGTTGTGTACACTAGTACAGTATGGTGCCTCTTGGTTCAGTCTAGGTAGCTTATCCGCGCGGTTACAAAATCCTGATATTTTTGGTTCCACTATTGAAGATACAGAACATATGATGTTATTTGTAAAATGTCTGTAGACTACTAGAGACTTGGATCCATGAAGCGATATTTCATTATAAGAAATTTATCTAAAGAAGCTTGCCAGTCCAGTTATAACAGAACCAGGGCCATTGGAAAACAATTGATAGTATATAACTTTAATCTGTTCCTTTTTGTTGAATTCAAGAAGGCTCAGGCAAAAAATGCAAACAATGCTTTCACTTACCAAACCCAAATTCTTGTTCAAGTCGAATACCAATAaatagaaggcaaagcacgttgaTGAGTAAATGAACAACCCCGGCATGGAGCCAGATACACGTAATCAGACGCCATCCCTGGCGACCTTGCACAACTTTAGATACATCTAGAGCTCCCATCTTCAGCAATCTGGCATGGAAAATGCTTTCTTAGTTCTGAAATTCAAATATGCATGACAAATATCCTATTTTGTTTGCCATCATTTCTTTCCATGTCCTTCGTTTCAAATGAAGTGATGCAACATACTTTGAAAGATCAAATTCACTGTAGCTCTTAGTAGATATCAATCAACTGACCAGAAGTTAACACAAAAAAGTTCCCAGTTCACCCAAAAAAAAGCAGAGCAAGGGTGAGGTTTCTGAAAATATCTGAGCAAACTAGTTATACTTCTAATCAAGACCGAAGAATACATATAGGTTATAATCTAATACTCCttccgtcccacaatataagacCGTTTTTCAAGCTATGTAGCTTGAAAAACAATCATTTTGTGGCATAATCCTCACTTCTTAGTTG encodes:
- the LOC125551278 gene encoding RHOMBOID-like protein 2 isoform X1; translated protein: MMKPAGAGPGPGSGTGAVEVRVERSQRPPVHHPNSARLRARPYYRRWTPWLVPAASIACVAVFLVTMFVNDCPNRSAGNCSAGFLGRFAFQPLKENPLLGPSSTTLLKMGALDVSKVVQGRQGWRLITCIWLHAGVVHLLINVLCLLFIGIRLEQEFGFVRIGLVYLISGFGGSLMSALFIRASISVGASGALFGLIGSMLSELITNWSLYANKVAALLTLVLVIVVNLALGILPRVDNFAHIGGLISGFLLGFVVFIRPQFAWINQRRVAPGPQAAPAERKHKTYQYILWIVAAVLLIVGFTVAIVLLFRGYNANDHCSWCHYLSCVPTKKWKCNSSPTTCTAMLQGNTLNLTCEGKGIYRSYIVAEATQDKIDQLCNQLCS
- the LOC125551278 gene encoding RHOMBOID-like protein 1 isoform X2; protein product: MGALDVSKVVQGRQGWRLITCIWLHAGVVHLLINVLCLLFIGIRLEQEFGFVRIGLVYLISGFGGSLMSALFIRASISVGASGALFGLIGSMLSELITNWSLYANKVAALLTLVLVIVVNLALGILPRVDNFAHIGGLISGFLLGFVVFIRPQFAWINQRRVAPGPQAAPAERKHKTYQYILWIVAAVLLIVGFTVAIVLLFRGYNANDHCSWCHYLSCVPTKKWKCNSSPTTCTAMLQGNTLNLTCEGKGIYRSYIVAEATQDKIDQLCNQLCS